A genomic region of Desulfocurvibacter africanus subsp. africanus DSM 2603 contains the following coding sequences:
- the ablB gene encoding putative beta-lysine N-acetyltransferase, with protein sequence MTGNPNTRMAEDRIVRLGSALIQHGPLSDRVYLMKLEDADKGAEAAENVLALARSRDYGKVFVKAPAAASAAFLELGFEEEARVPGMLCGKRDVCFLARFRKPSRAKSRDAEAVRRVLDIALARTKRRSPPRVPSGYTFQVLGQEHCQEMAVLYGQVFASYPFPIHDPRYLCETMRTHVRYMGAFKDGSLAAVASAELDRKGQNAEMTDFATLPEHRGQGLASILLARLEEEAARLGVLTAYTIARAVSPGMNITFARAGYTFDGTLTRNTNIAGALECMNVWHKPLRTDARTEGRNAAA encoded by the coding sequence ATGACGGGTAATCCGAATACGCGCATGGCGGAGGACAGGATTGTACGCCTGGGCTCCGCGCTGATCCAGCACGGCCCGCTGTCGGACCGGGTCTATCTCATGAAGTTGGAGGACGCGGACAAGGGCGCCGAGGCGGCCGAAAATGTGCTGGCCCTGGCGCGCTCCAGGGACTACGGCAAGGTCTTCGTCAAGGCCCCGGCCGCCGCCAGCGCGGCGTTCCTGGAACTCGGCTTCGAGGAAGAAGCGCGCGTGCCCGGCATGCTGTGCGGCAAACGCGACGTGTGCTTCCTTGCCCGCTTCCGCAAGCCCTCACGCGCCAAGTCGCGAGACGCGGAAGCCGTACGCCGGGTGCTCGACATTGCCCTGGCGCGCACAAAGCGGCGCTCCCCGCCACGCGTGCCCTCGGGCTACACGTTTCAGGTCCTTGGGCAGGAACATTGCCAGGAAATGGCCGTGCTCTATGGCCAGGTCTTCGCCAGCTACCCGTTCCCCATCCACGATCCGCGCTACCTGTGCGAAACCATGCGCACCCACGTGCGCTACATGGGTGCGTTCAAGGACGGCAGCCTCGCGGCCGTGGCCTCGGCCGAGCTGGACCGCAAGGGGCAGAACGCGGAGATGACCGATTTCGCCACCCTGCCCGAGCACCGAGGGCAGGGCTTGGCCTCGATCCTCCTGGCCCGCCTGGAGGAGGAGGCCGCGCGGCTCGGCGTGCTCACGGCCTACACCATCGCGCGGGCCGTGTCGCCGGGCATGAACATCACCTTTGCTCGCGCCGGTTATACCTTTGACGGCACGCTTACGCGCAACACGAACATCGCCGGCGCACTGGAATGCATGAACGTCTGGCACAAGCCCCTGCGGACAGACGCCCGGACCGAGGGGCGTAACGCGGCGGCTTGA
- a CDS encoding RNA recognition motif domain-containing protein, translating into MAKSLYIGNLPFSATEGDLRTMFAQFGAVTRVNMITDRETGRPRGFAFVEIEGDVDGIIRALDGYRMSGRVLKVNEAKPREPRAPREAPDYRDSREYRPRQPRW; encoded by the coding sequence ATGGCTAAGTCGCTGTACATCGGCAATCTGCCCTTTTCCGCTACCGAGGGGGATCTGCGCACCATGTTCGCGCAGTTCGGAGCCGTGACCAGGGTCAACATGATCACCGACCGCGAAACCGGCCGGCCGCGCGGCTTCGCTTTCGTGGAAATCGAGGGGGATGTGGACGGCATCATCCGGGCCCTGGACGGCTACCGCATGTCCGGCCGGGTGCTCAAGGTCAACGAAGCCAAACCCCGTGAACCCCGCGCACCGCGAGAGGCTCCCGATTACCGCGATAGCCGCGAGTACCGCCCGCGCCAGCCGCGCTGGTAG
- a CDS encoding PAS domain-containing sensor histidine kinase: MNRKVPPEIDPACRQVLQSRRYVFPEPIADAIQPSLEAAIASMPDGVMVFDAELRLARANPAARRIFGLGSEECRLSVTDLALVLLPARLGGTPLSVEDMPWMRAWRGEAVASERLMANVGGQTRHLLCSAAPIASGPDGRLGVVVTVRDISDQIDADSQREALLLELRLAKAAAEDASRAKSLFLANMSHEIRTPLNGIMGMTELALAKEPRKEVRQYLELLKQSAHSLLDIVNDILDLSRVESGEAQLVLREFVVRDELEAAVRPLALSAKQKGLAFSMDVAPDVPEILTGDPQRLRQIMINLTGNAVKFTRQGGIAVLVDIDALDRDPRGGKVLMHAQVRDTGIGIAPEHLANVFERFFTTAALDCPDSGGTGLGLAISRRLVEMMDGEIWVESVQGRGSTFHFTARLGLGEDRVRRFPPGQPAGQEPGTASPLRILLAEDNAINQLVLMDQLEARGYMTDLAHNGLEALRMLSVGDYDLVLMDVRMPEVDGEEAVRRIRAGETGNPDIPVVALTACALEGDRERLLACGMDDYLAKPVDMDALDRLLARFAF, encoded by the coding sequence ATGAACCGCAAGGTTCCTCCCGAAATCGATCCTGCATGCAGGCAGGTCCTTCAGAGTCGGCGCTATGTCTTCCCTGAACCGATTGCTGACGCCATACAGCCGAGCCTGGAGGCAGCCATCGCATCCATGCCCGACGGCGTCATGGTCTTTGATGCGGAGCTGCGCCTTGCGCGCGCCAATCCCGCAGCCAGGCGAATCTTCGGGCTGGGGTCCGAGGAATGCCGTTTGTCCGTTACGGATCTTGCGCTAGTCCTGCTTCCGGCAAGGCTCGGCGGCACGCCCCTGTCCGTGGAGGATATGCCCTGGATGCGCGCCTGGAGGGGCGAGGCCGTGGCCAGCGAACGGCTCATGGCGAATGTCGGCGGCCAGACGCGCCACCTGCTGTGCAGCGCCGCGCCTATTGCTTCCGGCCCTGACGGTCGGTTGGGCGTGGTGGTGACCGTCCGCGACATCTCGGACCAAATCGACGCGGACTCCCAGCGCGAAGCCCTGCTGCTGGAGCTTCGCTTGGCCAAGGCCGCGGCCGAGGACGCCAGCCGGGCCAAAAGCCTGTTCCTTGCCAATATGAGCCATGAGATACGCACGCCCCTCAACGGTATCATGGGCATGACTGAGCTGGCCCTTGCCAAGGAACCGCGTAAGGAAGTCCGTCAGTATCTGGAACTGCTCAAACAATCCGCCCATTCGCTGCTGGATATCGTCAACGATATTCTGGATCTGTCCCGGGTCGAATCCGGCGAGGCGCAGCTCGTCTTGCGCGAGTTCGTCGTACGCGACGAGCTGGAAGCAGCCGTGCGGCCCCTGGCTTTGAGCGCCAAGCAAAAAGGATTGGCTTTCAGCATGGACGTCGCCCCCGACGTTCCGGAAATCTTGACGGGAGACCCGCAGCGTCTGCGGCAGATCATGATCAATCTCACGGGCAATGCCGTTAAGTTCACCAGGCAGGGCGGTATTGCGGTGCTGGTGGACATCGACGCACTCGACCGCGACCCTCGCGGCGGCAAGGTTCTGATGCATGCGCAGGTCCGCGACACGGGCATCGGCATAGCCCCGGAGCACCTTGCGAACGTCTTCGAGAGGTTCTTCACCACTGCGGCGCTGGATTGCCCTGATTCCGGAGGCACCGGGCTGGGGCTGGCCATCTCTCGTCGTCTGGTCGAGATGATGGACGGGGAGATATGGGTCGAGAGCGTCCAAGGCCGCGGCAGCACCTTTCATTTCACTGCCCGTCTCGGCCTGGGCGAGGATCGCGTCAGGCGATTCCCTCCTGGGCAGCCAGCCGGCCAGGAGCCCGGCACGGCCTCGCCCTTGCGCATACTTCTCGCCGAGGACAACGCCATCAATCAGCTCGTGCTCATGGATCAGTTGGAAGCCAGAGGCTACATGACCGATCTGGCTCACAACGGTCTGGAGGCCCTGCGCATGCTGTCCGTGGGCGACTACGATCTGGTGCTCATGGACGTGCGCATGCCCGAGGTGGACGGCGAAGAGGCCGTGCGCCGCATTCGCGCGGGCGAGACCGGCAACCCGGACATCCCGGTCGTGGCCCTGACGGCTTGCGCCCTGGAGGGCGACCGCGAACGCCTGCTGGCCTGCGGCATGGACGACTATCTGGCCAAGCCCGTGGACATGGATGCCCTGGACAGGCTTCTGGCCCGCTTCGCATTCTGA